In a single window of the Verrucomicrobiaceae bacterium genome:
- a CDS encoding tetratricopeptide repeat protein, with protein MIQGTLIDQLSLRLSTLSTHLKSCGHDATVLEGVCMRLFEPLFGWTLRNLNQEQGNFPGVDLGDERNRIAIQITVQKKPGKAAHTLKKIKTAKLRDRFDLFLCFFLLEDAPGSAKKDPADFRRLGIGDLIRGILKPLRVPEWLEPRVPSTHHVITSERLEAALKVLEETLAHIPPEAPRPVNLPFRLNKHFGQRDAEMQALETALAHSGGIAAITQPQVVHGLGGVGKTQLAVEYAWRHAQDFTALLWLPADSPSSLTTGLSRLCDTLELPQRDLREDAPRAEATLDWLARNQGWLLIADNADTPEAQTALMETLRPLHTGRVLITSRLEDWGQQLATIPLRTWTPAQGAAWLTTRLEGLPIACPLADATALAQELGGLPLALEQAAAYMAEKRLGPAEYLRRYRANEDAAQRLLATPMKYGGGTGYEATVARTWLVTLDQLTPLARAVMKLIAWLGPDEIPRFLFTRAPQHVLDAAAECPSPEKSLPQMHGSPQVISEGLPEPQKKSAGLPESAGNPLPSSASATPEEQTEAIEDALALLARYALIELHEDYLTCHRLVQTTQRWDEPKPWLMRVICWVNASSPNDPPPQDVRSWPLTWIPLQKPLEALLGHEASDAHHLSDAEAAETGFPRLLNVFGLFYQTKADFSTAEPLHRRALHIDEASYGPDHPEVATALNNLATLLQVTNRLAGAEPLYRRALRITEASYGPDHPSVATRLNNLAALLQDTNRLAEAEEPQRRALRIDETSFGPDHPKVAIDLNNLAQLLQATNRLAEAEEPMRRALRIDEASFGPDHPNVAIDLNNLARLLQATNRLAEAEPLYRRALRIDEASYGPDHPNVAIGLNNLAQLLQATNRLAEAVPLQRRAVEICTRSLGAEHPRTRMARENLEGLLAASQRSQG; from the coding sequence GTGATTCAGGGAACTCTCATCGACCAGCTCTCACTCCGGCTCAGCACGCTCTCCACGCATCTGAAAAGTTGCGGACATGATGCCACAGTGCTCGAAGGCGTGTGCATGAGGCTGTTTGAGCCGCTGTTTGGCTGGACGCTGAGAAACCTGAATCAAGAGCAGGGAAACTTCCCCGGCGTGGACCTCGGGGATGAACGGAACCGCATCGCCATCCAGATCACCGTGCAGAAAAAACCCGGCAAAGCCGCGCACACGCTGAAGAAAATCAAGACCGCGAAACTGAGGGATCGTTTCGACCTCTTCCTCTGCTTCTTCTTACTCGAGGACGCTCCCGGTAGCGCCAAGAAGGATCCCGCCGACTTCCGCCGCCTCGGCATCGGCGATCTCATCCGGGGCATCTTGAAGCCGTTACGCGTGCCCGAGTGGCTGGAGCCACGCGTGCCATCCACGCATCATGTCATCACCTCAGAACGTCTCGAAGCCGCGTTGAAGGTTTTGGAGGAAACCTTGGCCCACATCCCGCCGGAGGCTCCGCGACCGGTGAACCTGCCGTTTCGCCTCAACAAACACTTCGGCCAGCGGGATGCGGAGATGCAGGCCTTGGAGACCGCGCTGGCGCACAGTGGCGGCATCGCCGCCATCACGCAGCCGCAGGTCGTGCATGGTCTCGGGGGCGTGGGGAAGACCCAGCTCGCCGTCGAGTATGCCTGGCGGCATGCGCAGGACTTCACCGCGCTGCTTTGGCTCCCGGCGGATTCGCCCTCCAGCCTCACCACCGGTCTCAGTCGGCTTTGTGACACGCTCGAGCTGCCGCAGCGTGATCTGCGTGAGGACGCTCCGCGTGCCGAGGCCACGCTGGACTGGCTGGCGCGGAACCAGGGCTGGCTGCTCATCGCCGACAATGCCGACACGCCCGAGGCGCAGACCGCCTTGATGGAAACGCTGCGTCCGCTGCACACGGGCCGTGTCTTGATCACCTCACGGCTGGAGGATTGGGGCCAGCAGCTCGCCACCATCCCGCTGCGCACCTGGACGCCTGCCCAGGGCGCGGCATGGCTGACCACGCGGCTGGAGGGTTTGCCCATCGCCTGCCCGCTGGCAGATGCCACTGCGCTCGCCCAGGAGCTCGGTGGCCTGCCGCTGGCCTTGGAGCAGGCCGCTGCCTACATGGCGGAGAAGCGCCTCGGCCCTGCCGAATACCTGCGGCGCTACCGGGCGAATGAAGACGCCGCCCAGCGCCTGCTCGCGACCCCGATGAAATACGGCGGCGGCACCGGCTACGAGGCCACTGTCGCCCGCACCTGGCTCGTCACGCTCGATCAGCTCACGCCGCTGGCCCGTGCCGTGATGAAACTGATCGCCTGGCTCGGCCCGGATGAGATTCCCCGCTTCCTCTTCACCCGCGCCCCGCAGCATGTGCTGGACGCCGCTGCCGAATGCCCCAGCCCGGAGAAGAGTCTCCCGCAGATGCACGGAAGCCCACAGGTGATTTCAGAAGGGCTCCCTGAACCCCAAAAGAAATCTGCTGGCCTCCCTGAATCTGCTGGAAATCCTCTGCCTTCGTCAGCCTCGGCAACACCGGAGGAGCAAACCGAAGCCATCGAGGACGCCCTCGCCCTGCTCGCCCGCTACGCCCTCATCGAGCTCCACGAGGACTACCTCACCTGCCACCGTCTCGTCCAGACCACCCAGCGCTGGGACGAACCAAAGCCCTGGCTCATGCGCGTGATCTGCTGGGTCAATGCAAGCTCTCCAAATGATCCACCGCCGCAGGATGTTCGTTCTTGGCCTCTCACTTGGATTCCTCTGCAAAAGCCATTGGAGGCCCTACTTGGACACGAAGCCTCGGACGCACACCACCTTTCGGACGCGGAAGCAGCAGAAACTGGCTTTCCGCGCCTGCTGAATGTGTTTGGCCTGTTTTATCAAACGAAAGCGGACTTCTCCACTGCTGAACCCCTCCACCGCCGCGCCCTGCACATCGACGAGGCCAGCTACGGCCCGGATCATCCCGAAGTCGCCACGGCGCTCAACAACCTTGCCACGTTGCTCCAAGTCACGAACCGGCTGGCGGGGGCGGAGCCGTTGTATCGCCGCGCTCTGCGCATAACCGAGGCCAGCTACGGCCCGGATCATCCCAGCGTCGCCACCCGCCTCAACAACCTCGCCGCGTTGCTCCAGGACACGAACCGGCTGGCGGAGGCGGAGGAGCCGCAGCGCCGCGCCCTGCGCATCGATGAGACCAGCTTCGGCCCGGATCATCCCAAAGTCGCCATCGACCTCAACAACCTCGCGCAGTTGCTCCAGGCCACGAACCGGCTGGCGGAGGCGGAGGAGCCGATGCGCCGCGCCCTGCGCATCGACGAGGCCAGCTTCGGCCCGGATCATCCCAATGTCGCCATTGACCTCAACAACCTCGCTAGGTTGCTCCAGGCCACGAACCGGCTGGCGGAGGCGGAACCGCTGTATCGCCGCGCTTTGCGTATCGACGAGGCCAGCTACGGCCCGGATCATCCCAATGTCGCCATCGGCCTCAACAACCTCGCGCAGTTGCTCCAGGCCACGAACCGGCTGGCGGAGGCGGTGCCGCTGCAGCGCCGGGCGGTGGAGATTTGCACCCGGAGCCTCGGCGCGGAGCATCCGAGAACGCGGATGGCGCGGGAGAACCTCGAAGGCCTCCTCGC
- a CDS encoding DUF1015 domain-containing protein, giving the protein MRIRTFQGLVPAPSHASEVAAVPYDVVNREEAAALAAGKPHSLLHVDRAEIDLDPEIDPYSAEVYAKARENFLKLQQDGILLRESAPCMYLYRQEIGGHAQTGLVTVCHTEDYEHDIIKKHEKTRQDKEDDRTRLVDTLDANTGPIFLTYRQRPAISALTRDIQATDKPLYDLTAPDGVRHTVWRVGAGACVSLTSIFESQVPCAYVADGHHRAASAFRVSKLRRQANAAHNGSENYNWFLSVLFPGDELKILPYNRAVKDLNCLTQDEFMANVSSIFSVQPTTEKSPAHPGQCCMYLKGQWHLLEWKPAENASPIDQLDVSILQDRLLKPVLGIDDPRTSKRIDFIGGIRGTAELEMLVDTRQHTVAFSMYPTTVDQLMAISDVNSIMPPKSTWFEPKLRSGLFIHTLEG; this is encoded by the coding sequence ATGCGCATCCGCACCTTCCAAGGACTCGTCCCCGCTCCCTCACACGCCTCCGAAGTCGCCGCCGTCCCCTACGACGTCGTCAACCGCGAGGAAGCCGCCGCCCTCGCCGCTGGCAAGCCCCACTCCCTCCTCCACGTCGATCGCGCCGAGATCGACCTCGACCCCGAGATCGACCCCTACTCCGCCGAGGTCTATGCCAAGGCCCGCGAGAACTTCCTGAAGCTGCAACAAGACGGCATCCTCCTCCGCGAAAGCGCCCCCTGCATGTACCTCTACCGTCAGGAGATCGGCGGCCACGCCCAGACCGGCCTCGTCACCGTCTGCCACACCGAGGACTACGAGCACGACATCATCAAGAAGCACGAAAAAACCCGCCAGGACAAAGAAGACGACCGCACCCGCCTCGTGGACACCCTCGATGCCAATACCGGCCCCATCTTCCTCACCTACCGCCAGCGCCCGGCCATCTCCGCCCTCACCCGCGACATCCAGGCCACTGACAAGCCCCTCTACGACCTCACCGCCCCCGATGGCGTGCGCCACACCGTCTGGCGTGTCGGCGCCGGAGCCTGCGTCTCCTTGACCAGCATCTTTGAAAGCCAAGTCCCCTGCGCCTACGTCGCCGATGGCCACCACCGCGCCGCCAGCGCCTTCCGCGTCAGCAAACTGCGCCGCCAGGCCAATGCCGCGCACAACGGCAGCGAAAACTACAACTGGTTCCTCAGCGTCCTCTTCCCCGGCGACGAGCTGAAAATCCTCCCCTACAACCGCGCCGTCAAAGACCTCAACTGCCTCACGCAGGACGAGTTCATGGCCAACGTGAGCAGCATCTTCAGCGTGCAGCCCACCACCGAGAAAAGCCCCGCCCATCCCGGCCAGTGCTGCATGTACCTCAAAGGCCAGTGGCACCTCCTGGAGTGGAAACCGGCGGAAAACGCCAGCCCCATCGACCAGCTCGACGTCAGCATCTTGCAGGACCGCCTCTTAAAACCCGTCCTCGGCATCGACGACCCACGCACCAGCAAGCGCATCGACTTCATCGGCGGCATCCGCGGCACCGCCGAGCTAGAGATGCTCGTCGATACCCGCCAGCACACCGTCGCCTTCAGCATGTATCCCACCACCGTCGATCAGCTCATGGCCATCAGCGACGTGAACTCCATCATGCCCCCCAAGAGCACCTGGTTCGAGCCCAAGCTCCGCTCCGGCCTCTTCATCCACACGCTGGAAGGCTGA
- the argA gene encoding amino-acid N-acetyltransferase: MRYVPQFRQRVFVIAFDGALMGQSVFTSLLQDVAVLQSLNIEVVLVFGARAQIRALAARRGVTLTSDDGMGRTDAAGLEIATEAIMRQCSELAADLTALEMPVAITNALAVHPAGVIDGVDLENTGRIERVDEETLRALLKADIIPILPPLGYDGKGATLRLNSDAVAVEVAIALQAAKVIFVAESGLSHADGTRLEQLSVADARDMYRKKDPQHDISLLSKLRYAALACQEGVPRVHIVDGTQDEALLAELFSNEGVGTMIHGDEYQQIRKARAADVPELLSMMQQSVDEAALVPRTRDQIQSRIKDFFVLELDGHPIGSVAVHSYEEEGRKIAELACLFVRRSHKNKNHGRKLVAFAEETARQRGSDVIVALSTQAFRFFEEKMGYTVADPAALPPSRREKYDKSGRNSKVLVKALK, translated from the coding sequence TTGCGCTACGTGCCGCAGTTCCGTCAGCGTGTGTTCGTGATCGCCTTTGATGGTGCGCTCATGGGCCAGTCGGTCTTCACCAGCCTGCTGCAGGATGTGGCCGTGCTCCAGTCGCTCAATATCGAGGTCGTCCTCGTCTTTGGCGCACGGGCACAGATCCGCGCCCTCGCCGCACGGCGCGGCGTCACGCTCACCAGTGATGATGGCATGGGCCGCACCGATGCCGCAGGCCTGGAGATCGCCACAGAGGCCATCATGCGCCAGTGCAGTGAACTCGCCGCAGATCTCACCGCGCTGGAGATGCCCGTGGCCATTACCAATGCCCTCGCCGTGCATCCCGCAGGCGTCATCGACGGCGTCGATCTGGAAAACACCGGCCGCATCGAGCGTGTGGATGAAGAGACCCTGCGTGCGCTGCTCAAAGCGGACATCATCCCCATTTTGCCCCCCTTGGGCTATGACGGCAAAGGGGCCACCCTTCGGCTCAATAGCGATGCCGTCGCCGTCGAGGTCGCCATCGCACTCCAGGCCGCGAAAGTCATCTTTGTGGCCGAGAGCGGTCTCAGCCATGCAGATGGCACCAGGTTGGAGCAACTCTCCGTCGCCGATGCACGCGACATGTATCGGAAAAAAGATCCCCAGCACGACATCAGCCTCCTATCAAAGCTGCGCTACGCCGCGCTCGCCTGCCAGGAGGGCGTGCCCCGCGTGCACATCGTCGATGGCACCCAGGATGAGGCCCTGCTCGCAGAGCTTTTCAGCAATGAAGGCGTGGGCACCATGATCCATGGAGATGAATACCAGCAGATCCGCAAAGCCCGCGCCGCCGATGTGCCCGAGTTGCTCTCCATGATGCAGCAGAGCGTGGATGAGGCCGCACTCGTGCCCCGCACGCGGGATCAGATCCAGTCACGCATCAAAGACTTCTTCGTCCTCGAGCTCGATGGCCACCCCATCGGCAGCGTCGCCGTGCACAGTTATGAAGAAGAAGGCCGCAAAATCGCCGAGCTCGCCTGCCTCTTCGTGCGCCGCAGTCACAAAAACAAAAACCACGGCCGCAAGCTCGTCGCCTTTGCAGAGGAGACCGCCCGGCAGCGCGGCAGTGACGTCATCGTGGCCCTCAGCACCCAGGCCTTCCGCTTTTTCGAGGAGAAAATGGGCTACACCGTGGCCGATCCAGCCGCCCTGCCACCCAGCCGCCGCGAAAAATACGACAAAAGCGGCCGCAACTCCAAGGTGCTCGTCAAAGCCCTCAAGTAA